The following coding sequences are from one Prochlorococcus sp. MIT 1314 window:
- the petN gene encoding cytochrome b6-f complex subunit PetN, with product MIFQIGWASLAAIFTFSIAMVVWGRNGDGSIDI from the coding sequence ATGATTTTTCAGATTGGTTGGGCTTCATTAGCCGCAATTTTTACTTTTTCAATTGCCATGGTTGTTTGGGGTAGAAATGGGGATGGCTCAATTGACATATGA
- the clpP gene encoding ATP-dependent Clp endopeptidase proteolytic subunit ClpP encodes MNILMIPLVLEESGGSERVFDIYSRLLRERIIFLGEQVTSETANRIVAQLLFLEAEDPEKDIYMYINSPGGSVYDGLGIFDTMQHVKPDIHTVCVGLAASMGAFLLAAGTKGKRSSLRHSRIMIHQPLGGARGQASDIRIQADEILFLKERLNTELSERTGKDYETIKEDTDRDFYMSPKEAVEYGLIDLVLDKKPVRGS; translated from the coding sequence ATAAATATTCTTATGATCCCTTTAGTTTTAGAAGAATCCGGTGGAAGTGAAAGAGTCTTTGATATTTATTCGAGATTGTTAAGAGAGAGAATAATCTTTTTGGGAGAACAAGTTACTAGTGAAACTGCTAATAGAATTGTTGCTCAATTATTGTTCCTTGAAGCAGAAGACCCTGAGAAAGATATCTACATGTACATAAATTCACCTGGCGGATCTGTATATGATGGTTTAGGTATCTTTGATACCATGCAACATGTTAAGCCCGATATTCATACGGTTTGTGTAGGTTTAGCAGCTAGTATGGGTGCTTTTTTGTTGGCGGCAGGTACTAAAGGGAAAAGAAGTAGTCTTAGACATTCCAGAATAATGATACATCAACCACTCGGCGGCGCTCGGGGACAAGCCAGTGATATAAGAATCCAAGCAGATGAAATTTTGTTTTTAAAAGAAAGACTTAATACAGAATTATCAGAGAGAACTGGTAAGGATTATGAAACTATTAAAGAAGATACTGATAGAGATTTTTATATGTCTCCAAAAGAAGCAGTAGAATATGGATTAATAGATTTAGTCCTAGATAAGAAGCCTGTTAGAGGAAGTTAA
- a CDS encoding DUF2103 domain-containing protein — MGRLVLNHSSNIEGLIPVLRKLALNINIKTITPAAISRVRGRSSKLIIRLSVKTINGYKAIARKGKTAQEVFISTDLSKDELKQMINIYNDK; from the coding sequence TTGGGAAGGTTAGTATTAAACCATAGTTCAAATATCGAGGGTCTAATTCCAGTACTAAGAAAGTTAGCCCTTAACATTAATATCAAGACAATAACTCCCGCTGCGATATCAAGAGTAAGAGGAAGATCTTCTAAATTGATAATAAGACTATCAGTTAAAACCATAAACGGATATAAAGCTATTGCAAGAAAGGGTAAAACAGCCCAGGAAGTTTTTATTTCAACTGACTTAAGTAAAGATGAATTAAAACAAATGATAAATATTTATAATGACAAGTAA
- the psb29 gene encoding photosystem II biogenesis protein Psp29: MRLYTLTLLRFTYKKLREKLTVSDSKKLFHEQFPYVIPGLYKRIVDEMLVELNLLNHQNEFTQDYLFCIGLTETFKELMKGYKPENHLDLLFESLCSSSNFEAKEIKEISLKSQKEFKDKSSKDLLKLFKEKSNSKLYPSRILNLGIYILLSKSQEYKGENESERNKIISDVFEKLNLPINKADKDIGIYKSTISRMEQAKELIEELRIKDKKKEQKK; this comes from the coding sequence TTGAGACTATATACGCTAACCTTATTAAGGTTTACATATAAAAAATTGAGAGAAAAATTAACTGTTTCAGATAGCAAAAAGTTATTTCATGAACAATTTCCTTACGTTATTCCAGGTTTATATAAAAGAATAGTTGATGAAATGCTTGTAGAACTGAATCTTCTAAATCATCAAAATGAATTTACACAGGATTATCTCTTTTGTATTGGCCTCACTGAAACATTCAAAGAATTAATGAAGGGATACAAACCTGAGAACCATTTAGATCTTCTTTTTGAATCTTTATGCAGTTCTAGCAATTTTGAAGCGAAAGAAATTAAAGAAATTTCTCTAAAGTCTCAAAAAGAATTTAAGGATAAATCATCAAAAGATTTATTGAAGTTATTTAAAGAAAAAAGCAATTCAAAACTTTATCCATCAAGGATATTGAACTTAGGAATTTATATTTTACTTTCAAAATCCCAAGAATATAAAGGAGAAAATGAATCTGAGAGGAATAAGATTATTTCTGATGTTTTTGAGAAGTTAAACTTACCTATTAATAAGGCAGATAAAGATATTGGTATTTACAAAAGCACTATTTCAAGAATGGAACAAGCAAAAGAATTAATTGAAGAACTAAGAATAAAGGATAAGAAAAAAGAACAAAAAAAATAG